One genomic region from Manis pentadactyla isolate mManPen7 chromosome 12, mManPen7.hap1, whole genome shotgun sequence encodes:
- the MOB3A gene encoding MOB kinase activator 3A, producing MANPFLKQVFNKDKTFRPKRKFEPGTQRFELHKRAQASLNAGLDLRLAVQLPPGEELSDWVAVHVVDFFNRVNLIYGTISEGCTAQSCPVMSGGPKYEYRWQDEHRFRRPTALPAPQYMDLLMDWIEVQINNEEVFPTSVGTPFPRNFLQVVKKILSRLFRVFVHVYIHHFDRIAQMGSEAHVNTCYKHFYYFVTEFGLIDTKELEPLKEMTARMCH from the exons ATGGCCAACCCCTTCCTGAAGCAGGTCTTCAACAAGGACAAGACCTTCCGCCCCAAGCGCAAGTTCGAGCCAGGCACCCAGCGCTTTGAGCTGCACAAGAGGGCGCAGGCGTCGCTGAACGCAGGGCTGGACCTGAGGCTGGCCGTGCAGCTGCCGCCCGGCGAGGAGCTCAGCGACTGGGTGGCCGTGCACGTGGTGGACTTCTTCAACCGCGTCAACCTCATCTATGGCACCATCAGCGAGGGCTGCACGGCGCAGTCCTGCCCCGTCATGTCGGGTGGCCCCAAGTACGAGTACCGCTGGCAGGATGAGCACCGGTTCCGCAGGCCCACAGCGCTGCCGGCCCCACAGTACATGGACCTGCTCATGGACTGGATCGAGGTGCAGATCAACAATGAGGAGGTCTTCCCCACCAGCGTTG GCACCCCGTTCCCCAGGAACTTCCTGCAGGTGGTGAAGAAGATCCTGTCGCGGCTCTTCCGCGTGTTCGTGCACGTGTACATCCACCACTTTGACCGCATCGCGCAGATGGGCTCCGAGGCGCACGTCAACACCTGCTACAAGCACTTCTACTACTTTGTCACGGAGTTCGGCCTCATCGACACCAAGGAGCTGGAGCCGCTG AAAGAAATGACCGCTCGGATGTGCCACTGA